A single genomic interval of Chryseobacterium paludis harbors:
- a CDS encoding helix-turn-helix domain-containing protein, giving the protein MIIHILVLSLHYFQILQTFYFQYDPPWHLFAKLQSDLADKNEVSRVMIDKYERGDNVPSIDVATKIADPFGVTLDYLVKDGQYEQIDNDTLKKLKAIQELYSDTKVHIFATIDAFIKAAKLKNIAAL; this is encoded by the coding sequence ATGATAATTCATATCTTAGTTTTGAGTCTGCATTATTTTCAAATTCTGCAGACTTTTTATTTTCAATATGATCCACCTTGGCATCTCTTTGCGAAACTCCAAAGCGATTTGGCAGATAAAAACGAAGTGTCTCGTGTAATGATTGACAAGTACGAACGTGGGGATAACGTGCCGTCAATTGATGTCGCTACAAAAATTGCAGATCCTTTTGGTGTTACATTGGATTATCTCGTAAAAGACGGACAGTATGAGCAGATCGACAACGATACTCTGAAAAAACTAAAAGCAATACAGGAACTCTATAGTGATACAAAAGTGCACATTTTTGCGACTATTGATGCCTTTATTAAAGCTGCTAAACTTAAAAATATTGCTGCATTGTAA
- a CDS encoding DUF11 domain-containing protein, translating into MKNNKTKKYGALLFIFSLTSITAQNSPNLEYASVNSDGNPTGNGPVTTTTLNFVKNTNNPSGSNFVLYSPGLSATFTISNQQYSNAASIGSTTNGGSAPIFPLLNSAGSPPNNSFSSSGAQAGEGINTSVNRGVNLFLNGAILGTRPTNATYYMADLTITFNRPVDNPILHIGGMGGFQETMGITAGFEYLSSNVPVSFSRLSGNSNSFSVTSTTINNSASNPNSTGTASASGSVLVSGTGIGTLKLKLTFKGTGGASRWQNGVGDQLTLGISALESDLSITKMVDTQSPNTGTNVNFTLTAQNKGASNNSNVSVTDLLPNGYTFISASTNTGTYNSSSGIWNIGTLNDGVSALLTITALVNCDGNYTNTASIIGNLRDPNTTNNNGSVTPTINNRCVCYNDANTDNPGIDSKFGITLLKRAGENWPMVRKSAHLVMESNSKGFVITRMAKSDLSNITVPVEGMLVYDTTDKCLKIYSDSAWQCFSKPACN; encoded by the coding sequence ATGAAGAATAACAAAACAAAAAAATATGGTGCATTATTGTTCATATTTTCTCTAACCTCCATTACTGCACAGAATTCGCCGAATTTAGAATATGCATCGGTTAATAGTGATGGAAATCCAACAGGCAATGGACCAGTGACCACTACAACACTCAATTTTGTAAAAAACACCAACAATCCCTCAGGATCAAATTTTGTATTATATTCCCCAGGATTAAGTGCAACCTTTACAATATCAAACCAACAGTATAGTAACGCAGCCAGCATAGGAAGTACGACAAATGGTGGTTCTGCACCTATTTTTCCTTTGTTGAATTCTGCAGGTAGTCCACCCAATAATAGTTTTTCGTCTTCCGGTGCACAGGCAGGCGAGGGAATAAATACATCTGTTAACAGAGGAGTCAACTTATTTCTTAATGGTGCTATTTTAGGTACCAGACCTACGAATGCCACCTATTACATGGCAGACCTGACAATCACGTTCAATAGACCAGTTGACAATCCTATACTTCATATTGGCGGAATGGGTGGATTTCAGGAAACGATGGGAATAACAGCGGGGTTTGAGTATCTTTCTTCCAATGTCCCAGTATCATTTTCCAGGCTATCAGGAAACTCAAATAGCTTCAGCGTGACTTCAACAACTATAAATAATTCTGCATCAAATCCCAATTCCACGGGTACTGCTTCTGCTTCAGGTTCAGTCTTGGTGTCAGGGACAGGAATAGGTACACTGAAATTAAAACTAACTTTTAAGGGTACCGGAGGTGCTTCAAGGTGGCAAAATGGTGTTGGGGATCAGCTTACACTGGGAATCTCAGCTTTGGAAAGTGATCTTTCGATAACAAAAATGGTTGATACTCAAAGTCCTAATACAGGAACCAATGTTAATTTCACATTAACTGCACAAAATAAGGGAGCATCTAATAATAGCAATGTATCTGTTACTGATTTACTTCCCAACGGCTATACATTTATCAGTGCTTCAACCAATACAGGAACATACAACAGTTCATCAGGCATTTGGAATATTGGAACACTTAATGATGGTGTATCGGCACTACTTACAATTACAGCTCTTGTGAATTGTGATGGTAATTATACAAATACAGCCTCTATAATAGGAAATCTTCGTGACCCCAATACAACAAATAACAATGGTTCGGTTACTCCAACAATCAACAATAGATGTGTCTGCTATAATGATGCGAATACAGACAATCCCGGAATAGATTCAAAATTTGGAATTACCTTACTAAAAAGAGCAGGCGAAAATTGGCCCATGGTTAGAAAATCAGCTCATTTAGTAATGGAGTCCAATTCTAAAGGATTTGTTATTACAAGAATGGCAAAATCAGATTTATCTAATATTACAGTTCCTGTTGAAGGCATGCTAGTATACGACACAACAGATAAATGTCTTAAAATTTATTCAGATTCAGCTTGGCAGTGTTTTTCAAAACCCGCTTGTAATTAA
- a CDS encoding helix-turn-helix domain-containing protein — protein sequence MVKNINNVLLESLHDIQSKHKVTNDIIYSSISPERLYPSNQHLKSDFVSIIFFESGFGIHRIDEKQYNIQAFQIHIIFSDSVHSWNISGSTKLHQLSISKKAFEEFMNGQVPLPKGIYKKFPVINIPHYIGELLCHEFLDIKNELDDPSCVMKHIVNLKTKIIIDYISQEIKTNFDDLNTYYQHPLLFEFLQLIKKKYHGNKMVGSYAKELGTTANYLNVLCRKHFNKTAMEIIHTKITEIIKLHLIESNDNIRDIADDFGFKSHAYFSKFFKKITGISPKNFRDLHRRPKQN from the coding sequence ATGGTTAAAAATATAAATAATGTTCTTTTGGAATCTCTGCATGATATACAATCGAAACATAAAGTCACGAATGATATAATCTATTCTTCAATTTCTCCAGAAAGACTATATCCGAGTAATCAGCACCTTAAATCCGACTTTGTTTCCATCATTTTTTTTGAAAGCGGATTTGGAATACACCGGATAGATGAAAAACAATATAATATTCAGGCATTTCAAATTCACATTATATTCTCTGACTCTGTCCATTCCTGGAACATTTCAGGATCGACTAAATTACATCAGTTATCTATTTCAAAAAAAGCTTTTGAAGAATTTATGAACGGACAGGTTCCATTACCAAAAGGAATCTATAAAAAATTTCCTGTCATCAATATCCCCCATTATATAGGAGAGCTATTATGTCATGAATTTTTGGATATAAAAAATGAATTGGATGATCCGTCCTGTGTTATGAAGCATATCGTTAACTTAAAGACAAAAATAATTATCGATTATATCAGTCAGGAGATCAAGACCAATTTCGATGATTTGAATACCTATTATCAACATCCATTATTGTTTGAGTTTTTACAACTGATCAAGAAGAAATACCACGGAAATAAAATGGTTGGATCATATGCAAAAGAATTAGGAACTACAGCTAATTACCTAAATGTACTTTGTCGTAAACATTTTAATAAAACAGCAATGGAAATTATCCATACTAAAATAACTGAAATAATCAAACTTCATCTTATAGAATCTAATGATAATATAAGGGATATCGCTGATGATTTTGGTTTTAAAAGCCATGCATACTTTAGTAAATTTTTTAAAAAAATAACAGGCATCTCACCTAAAAACTTTAGAGATTTGCATAGAAGACCAAAACAAAACTAA
- a CDS encoding helix-turn-helix domain-containing protein, whose product MDTKKKTKKSQKLSTLLGLNTEIKDSLFSVGDICMDKKISRAFFQLILIEKGEGIHLIDSKKFPVNDYQIHFIFPNVTHQLNLVGEHEIFHIEINENIIEKFSNYMMFPFSFYRENPVFNLSEDNFHRILYELINVEKTMKSNIDFWEVIYGRIRIITLMISKEACRLYMKKNNNTASSLMANFITLMLTHYKQERSIKFYADKLFISPNYLNILCKRQFGKTATSIIINEILLEVKRTLMTSDKSIKELVYDYNFQSMSSFSSFFKKHTGLSPRDFVIQNQNIKLF is encoded by the coding sequence ATGGATACTAAAAAGAAAACAAAAAAAAGCCAAAAACTATCAACTCTTCTAGGGCTAAATACTGAAATAAAAGATTCGCTATTTTCCGTTGGAGATATTTGTATGGATAAAAAAATATCTCGGGCATTCTTTCAATTGATACTTATCGAAAAAGGAGAAGGTATCCATTTAATTGATAGTAAAAAATTTCCTGTTAATGATTACCAAATCCATTTCATATTTCCAAATGTTACACACCAATTAAATCTTGTTGGAGAGCATGAAATTTTTCATATTGAGATCAATGAAAACATTATTGAAAAGTTTAGTAATTACATGATGTTTCCTTTTTCATTTTATCGGGAAAACCCAGTATTTAACTTAAGTGAGGATAATTTCCACAGAATTCTATATGAATTAATAAACGTTGAAAAAACAATGAAAAGCAATATTGATTTCTGGGAAGTTATCTACGGTAGAATAAGGATAATTACTTTAATGATTAGTAAGGAAGCTTGCCGGTTATACATGAAAAAAAACAATAATACTGCTTCTTCTCTTATGGCAAATTTCATTACTTTGATGCTTACTCACTACAAACAGGAAAGAAGCATAAAATTCTATGCAGATAAGCTTTTCATATCCCCTAATTACCTGAATATTCTATGCAAAAGACAATTTGGTAAAACCGCAACATCTATCATAATTAATGAAATCCTTCTTGAAGTAAAAAGAACCTTGATGACATCAGATAAGTCAATAAAAGAACTGGTGTATGACTATAACTTCCAAAGTATGTCTTCATTTTCAAGTTTCTTTAAAAAGCATACGGGATTATCTCCGAGAGATTTTGTCATCCAGAACCAGAATATTAAATTGTTCTAA